A section of the Phoenix dactylifera cultivar Barhee BC4 unplaced genomic scaffold, palm_55x_up_171113_PBpolish2nd_filt_p 000233F, whole genome shotgun sequence genome encodes:
- the LOC113463476 gene encoding NADPH-dependent aldehyde reductase-like protein, chloroplastic encodes MAADKSPAMTLPLAGRVAIVTGASRGIGRAIALHLASLGARLVLNYSSSSSQADLLAAELNSSSPSSPPCAVAVRANVSDPADVKSLFDRAESFFGTQAHILVACAGVLDSKFPSLADTTVEDWDTTFAVNARGAFLCCREAANRLQRGGGGRIVTVSSSLVGALRPGYAAYTASKAAVEAMTRILAKELRGTGITANCVAPGPVATELFLAGKSEEDVRRAAELSPLGRLGKPEEVAGLVGFLCTDAGEWVNAQVVRVNGGYV; translated from the coding sequence ATGGCTGCCGACAAGTCACCCGCCATGACCCTTCCGCTGGCCGGCCGCGTGGCCATCGTCACCGGCGCCTCCCGCGGCATCGGCCGTGCCATCGCCCTTCACCTCGCCTCCCTCGGCGCCCGCCTCGTCCTGAACTACTCGTCCAGCTCCTCGCAAGCCGACCTCCTCGCCGCCGAGCTCAATTCTTCCTCCCCATCTTCCCCTCCCTGCGCCGTCGCCGTCCGGGCCAACGTCTCCGACCCGGCGGATGTCAAGTCGCTCTTCGACCGGGCCGAGTCCTTCTTCGGCACCCAAGCCCACATCCTCGTCGCCTGCGCCGGGGTGCTCGACTCCAAGTTTCCGTCTCTCGCCGACACCACCGTCGAGGACTGGGACACCACCTTCGCCGTCAACGCCCGCGGCGCCTTCCTCTGCTGCCGGGAGGCAGCCAACCGACTCCAGCGGGGCGGCGGCGGGCGGATCGTGACGGTGTCGTCGTCGCTGGTGGGGGCGCTGAGGCCGGGGTACGCGGCGTACACGGCGTCGAAGGCGGCGGTGGAGGCGATGACGAGGATCCTGGCGAAGGAGCTGAGGGGGACGGGGATCACGGCCAACTGCGTGGCGCCGGGGCCGGTGGCGACGGAGCTCTTCTTAGCCGGGAAGAGCGAGGAGGACGTGCGGCGGGCCGCGGAGCTGAGCCCGCTGGGCCGGCTGGGGAAGCCGGAGGAGGTGGCAGGGTTGGTGGGTTTCCTGTGCACGGATGCCGGGGAGTGGGTGAATGCGCAGGTCGTCCGAGTGAACGGAGGCTACGTCTAA